The Vibrio gazogenes DNA segment TTCTGGCGGCCTATATGCCTAAGTAATATGCCAAATGTTCAAACTCAATCACATTCAAACCCAGATCATCAGCGACTGAAATGAGGTGTGCTGCCTCAATCAAATTTCTTCGCGACTTCTGCCGCTTTATTCCCCAGCTCAGAAAAATTCGCAGTCCCTTTTTCCATCACTTGCTGAGCTTGTTCGATGACCTTGATATATTTTTCATCACCGGTTGCCAACAACTGTGACAATGCCACCCCAATCGCAGTGGTACTGATCGTATTGAGGTTGCGGAGATTATCGACAGCATCCTGAACGGCAATCGCCGTTGACTGTGCAACGGACTGTTTCGCCTTGTCAGTGGTTGATCCTTTCGACATGGTTCCTCATCAAAGCATCGCGCTGAGTCAAGATAATGCGTCAAACTGCGACGTCACTCGTCATCGCTTAACCTTGCTGTAAAATCAGGGCGCAAGCGGTGGAAGTTGAAGCGTTACTGATGGCTTGCATCCCCTGTTGAATCGTCACTGCATTTTGCATATGCAATCCCATAGTATCTGACATGGCAGATTCGGTCAGTTGGTTGATCATCTCATCGACCTGTTCCAGATCGGTATTTTCCTGTTTTGCCATGATGTGTTCTCCGTGGAGGAAAGAGGAACGGCTGGTTTAAAGGGGATTCGCCATTCACACACCTTGGTTTGAATGGCTGCCCCTTTTGCTGACCAATGCCAATGACTAACCTTTTTCGACGATATCTTCGGCTGCACGACCCAATACCGCAGTGCCGATAGCCGTCAGTGAGTTGATCCCCTGAACCGTTGCCGATTGCATCGTGATACCGGCTTGTTGCTGTGCCGATGTCGCATTATGGTTGAGATTCGACATTGCCAGACTCATTGCAGTATAGAGATTCCCCATCGCATTAGCTGGAGAACTCGCCAGTACCTGCGTATTGGTCTGAGTGATTGAGTCCGTAATTTGTTCGTTCACTTTTTTAGACATAATTTCCTCGTTTATGCGTGCTGCTCAGGCAATACCTGCTGAAGTTGCTGATTGATTTTTTGCATTTCCTGCTCGATCTGGGTGTGAACATCTTCAAACATCTGGTTCACTTCCTGATGAACCTTTTGGATATTTTCGC contains these protein-coding regions:
- a CDS encoding RebB family R body protein; protein product: MSKGSTTDKAKQSVAQSTAIAVQDAVDNLRNLNTISTTAIGVALSQLLATGDEKYIKVIEQAQQVMEKGTANFSELGNKAAEVAKKFD
- a CDS encoding RebB family R body protein, encoding MAKQENTDLEQVDEMINQLTESAMSDTMGLHMQNAVTIQQGMQAISNASTSTACALILQQG
- a CDS encoding RebB family R body protein; amino-acid sequence: MSKKVNEQITDSITQTNTQVLASSPANAMGNLYTAMSLAMSNLNHNATSAQQQAGITMQSATVQGINSLTAIGTAVLGRAAEDIVEKG